From Daucus carota subsp. sativus chromosome 6, DH1 v3.0, whole genome shotgun sequence:
acatattcggcttccatggttgagtccgcgatgcatttctgcttcacactcctccatattacggctccacctcccaaagtaaaaacacatcccgaggtggactttctcttatccttatctgtctggaaatccgaatcagtatatcccagaggcaataaatcagaggacttgtaaaccagcatatactccttagtccttcgcaggtacttgagtattgcttttataacactccaatgttcttgtcctgggttcgactggtatctgctaaccatgcccacggcaaaacagatatcaggcctcgtacataacattgcatacattaggctaccacatgccgaagcataagcaactgccttcatgttctctatctccttaggtgtcgaaggacactgcctctttgatagagtaactccatgtctgaagggtaaattacccttcttggagtcctgcatgttaaaacgagctaatacgtcatctatgtagggctcctgagatgaagccaacatccttttcttgcgatcccttataagtttgatcccaaggatgtatgctgcttcacctaagtccttcatttcaaattgtttgaacaaccatgcctttattgaagacaacatcttaacattgtttccaatgagtaaaatgtcatcaacataaagcactagaaaaaccactgcatttccctcacatctcttatacacgcatgcttcgcttggacaatgatcaaatccatatgactggactgcctgatcaaagtgaatgttccaatacctagaagcttttttaagtccataaatagacctcttcagcttacaaacaagatgctcttggccttctttaatgaatccctctggttgctgcatatagatggtttcctcaagatttcctttaaggaaagctgtcttgacatccatttgccaaatctcataatcgagatgagctgctatagataaaagaatacggattgacttaagcatgactactggcgaaaaggtttcctcataatcgatacctactttctgagtataccctttcgcaacaagtcttgctttccaggctttcacctttttgtctgatcccctctttttcttgtagacccacttacatccaataggttttacacctttgggtggttccacgagctcccagacctgattagaatacattgattccatctcagaatccattgccttttgccaaagacttgcatctttgtcctgtattgcctcttcgtatgtccggggatcatcatcatgttcactagagaccaagtccgaagactctcccaaaaacatgaatctgtcgggctgtcgaacaaccctcccactacgacgaggaactggtgcggtattagtgaccggttgcacagtctgctgtggttgttctacttgtactacaggttcattattcgtccctcccactagttcctctaaaacgatactactcttgggtttgtgattcattatatagtcttcctctaagaatcttgccttggtgctaacagtgacatcccgatccttaggactataaaataaataaccttttgttcccatggggtagcctacaaacagctttacttctgtacgaggttctagcttagtcgcgttcttgttcagcacatgtgctggacaaccccatatccgaatgtgtctcagactcggtttttccctggtccacaattctaaaggggttttaggaaccgacttagaaggtactaagttcagaagataagctgctgtctctaaggcatgtccccaaaaggacttgggtaaatccgaataactcatcatcgatctaacactctctaaaagagtccggttccttctctccgctacaccgttctgctggggtgtgcctggtgcagtcaactaggattctatcccattctctgataaatattccctgaattccccaagcaagtattcgccaccacgatcagatcgtagtgacttgatacttttattatgtcgcttctccgttttagctttgtactctttgaatttctcaaagcactcagacttacggcgcaacaaataaatgtatccatatctagaataatcgtcaataaaagtgacgaaatactcataaccacctcttgcttggatattcataggtccacataaatcagagtgaaccaatcctaacacttctttggctctattcccctttgccttaaaaggcctattggtcattttaccttccaagcaggatttacaaactggaaatggctccactgccaatgagcctaaaggcccgtctactaccagtctttgaatcctcctcaagttaatatgacttaatctcaagtgccaaagatatgtttggttcaaactagaaggttcctttcttttattagaggtagaagatgtgttattcaataccctatgttgtagttgcagtgcgggttgactaggattaattatatacaaattgtcttgcaatgtaccagaacatataatccgtttattcatcataatagaaacattacgatccaaacaaacattataaccatccatagcaagtttagaaaccgaaatcaaattccttctaaaagaaggtacataaagacaattgttcaaaaccaaaatcctatcagaaccaaaagataaattaataactcctactgcaactactgctcctctcgtagcatctcccatgaacacgtaaatctcgccatctctaagcattctggattactggaacccctgcatagagttacaaacatgatcagtggctccagtatctacacaccaagtgctcgtagatatagccgctataaatgtttctgtaactagagaaagagacataccagtatcgtttgtcttcttaggaagaggacaatcctttttccagtgacccgactgcttgcaccggtagcacttccccttaggctttttcacaccaccttgaactcccactgccttcacagctttctgtgtctgagcctttttcttcttcttattgcctttcggcttagaggaagaacctttctcagccacattcacttgaacactctggcgaaataatccttcagctgcctgaagttctgtcagcagttccgcaagactatactgcctcttgttcatgttgtaattcaagcggaactgctcaaaactcttgggcaagctcataaggataatgtcaatctgggtttccccgtcaagctctgaaccaaggatctctatctcattcagatgtgacatcatcttgagaacatgatcccttacaggtgtaccttcagccatctgagtgttcattaaagccttcatggctacttgcctagcagccctattctgatctccaaaaagttctttgagattaaagagcatatccgaagcagtggccatagcctgatgctgatgctgcaaaacacccgacattgctgccagaatgtaacatcgcgacatctcatcagcctttgtccaccgcttataatactctttctcctcatcaggagcatcagcagcgggctgctcaggcttgggttcataagtgcaaaacttgtactcctcagcagtcaacacaatgtccaaattacgtttccattcaatatagttaggtccggtaagtttgttatccttaagtatggtgaacagtgggttaaaccccattatatcctgagaatcatgcatgaaaaaatcacattacacataaagaagggtgcataaaaaattaagtcctattggttcctctaacaattattaaaattaaatgcactaacgtttaaacaccataagtttctggtacgtcacgatgggtgacatgtataccacctaaatttgtttaaacgttacttcggtcctattactaaacaataagccacgttggggtggtctatattatttttcatagctaagtgtataccatcatcaaatcttaaattacccgaaacctatggaacttggtacgccacgatgagcggcatgtataccttccaatatttctcgaatagaatacttcaattcaatattcgtgtctggtttgacttctaggcagtggaggagtcacatcggtctcacttaatacccataagcgttagaaatcgccccaaatcagagataaagaaaatccgtatctattcgtattaatttaagaagtttgttccagtaatatctataacattctagacaccataaattacatgccacgatgggtgacgtatacataatttatattcgcctttatgttaaattacatacaaacaacgatggagaccatgggatttaataccatattaactccctctcccacttagaatttactttgaggattttaatctagatgcatcgccctatgttatttcttcgaagtccacatgcatactatcatggttatagcaacataaagaacacataacatggcagcatactagcatgattaaagcattaattaaaaacatccctatgtacatgtcattctagcatgcgaagggttagtatcacatggcataacaacacaaacaagaaacacataataacaataatcaataatcataataaagcacatccactattatggccccggaaaaatcagcttcgaattcatccttcatcagaatccagatctgtccagaaaacttcgagagcccgtttggaggcctaaacggcctcagaatgcctcgaaaaactcCGAAAAACACCTTCGAAATCACCTCAAACGGGGTTCCCCAGGTTGAGGCTagctccgtctcgttctgccgtctccgaaaagtgctcattcgcccaaatcggacatcgtatgcaaaagttacgcccaaaacagtgcagcacccccgaaaccctaatcgcagcagcggaagatccttgtttcttgcagccccgttgatcaaacaattacatactaattgtacagacgaaccagcctattctattacatccgatcataatctaaaacaattacaaattgaattacaagattaaactatcacgatcaaccctcgtgatttacaacagccacgataaaccacgtggaatccaaacataacagaataattaaaacacggccataatagtggacaacgacctgcatcacagaatcactatatacatgcatatataatcatgacatggactacatatcataaatcgcagaaccgcaacctggctctgataccattgtaggaacaatcggaccttggccctgcgttttatgatattaattaaaagttcgaacagaatattaaccttaattgctacggcgcaagcgattcaaatccacgtcttctactgtaattaaaaaaacacacTATGAATACAAGCTACTATTTATTTCTTAGATTATAATGTAGAGCATAACCAAACTGTGATTgagaaatcaaactaaaatttatttctTTGATGTCTTCAATTATAGTATAATGGTAGAGTATATGTCAACTTTACTCGCGAGATCAAACATCAAAAGAATGTGACCATCCGATTAAAAATTTCATAGTCATAAAAGTATCTTGATCATATGCTGGACAATTCATAATGGAACCAATGAACTAAGTTGGGTTGAGGTAAATTGACTCTTTCcctattttgttttattatctTTGTAAACCTCGATGTATGTTTTTGCGATATCAGTTAAGTTATATGACAATCATTTATGGACTACTGTTTCATTTGTATTCTCCATCTTACTATTTATTTACAAATcggatatgtgtgtatatgtgtatagtGTGATCTTTAGTATGTGATGTTTATCTCAATGTTATTTAAACCTTTAAAGAGTCTTATGGCTTATTCAAAGGATCGGTATGGTAAATGCAGTATCGTGCTCATTGACCTAATAAATTAGAAATGTAGATCATATTCTATTAAAATGGttattccattccatatttaattttagattggGTTTTATATCGAATCTGTCACTCGTTCTACTCAAAAATCTCACCTGTACCACCCATTAAAAAACCATATCATTTAAACCACTAAATTGAGTATATATCATTTTGTTTGATGACGTCATGGTAATTGACGGAGAActtaaagtttttaaattttccctCCCAATTCAAACTTGAGGGGTTAAATTTAAGACCTCACAAATTCTATTCATGTCAAATCTGTTTTCATACAGTCAGTACACAACCAAGTTTCCAATCCTGTGATATGTTTCAAAGACTATTGAGGTTACAGTCTACATTAAGTGCATTATACGTTTAAATGGTTACATCTTGTATTAATTAAGTTCCTAGATCGCTAATAAAATAGAATAGTCTAGCTCTGCAGTCTCTATACACTTGGAGGCATATAAAGATCCCTTCATGATGAGGTGTAACTAGGGCTTAATCAGGGCTTGAGTCTTTATATGCCGGTTTAAGTGGGGGTCATATGAAGGCTTAtggttatattaattttaacaatatatgTCTAGATGAGTTCCTAGAAGGTGCCCTAGATTTGGCGTAATTGTGCCTACCATTGCTTAATGGAAAGTCATGGGACTATTGTACATGTAATGATCAATTCGGTGCTTTTATGAAATTTGATCATGGGATATTTCGCAAGTCCATGGGATACTTAAGACGATCACTAATTCCATAGGTTGTGGCTagctccgtctcgttctgccgtctccgaaaagtgctcattcacccaaatcggacatcgtatgcaaaagttacgcccaaaacagtgcagcacccccgaaaccctaatcgcagcagcggaagatccttgtttcttgcagccccgttgatcaaacaattacatactaattgtacagacgaaccagcctattctattacatcatatcataatctaaaacaattacaaattgaattacaagattaaactatcacgatcaaccctcgtgatttacaacagccacgataaaccacgtggaatccaaacataacagaataattaaaacacggccataatagtggacaacgacctgcatcacaatatcactatatacatgcatatataatcatgacatggactacatatcataaatcgcagaaccgcaacctggctctgataccattgtaggaacaatcggaccttggccctgcgttttatgatattagttaaaagttcgaacagaatattaaccttaatcgctacggcgcaagcgattcaaatccacgtcttctactgtaattaaaaaaacacacTATGAATACAAGCTACTATTTATTTCTTAGATTATAATGTAGAGCATAACCAAACTGTGATTgagaaatcaaactaaaatttatttctTTGATGTCTTCAATTATAGTATAATGGTAGAGTATATGTCAACTTTACTCTCGAGATCAAACATCAAAAGAATGTGACCATCCGATTAAAAATTTCATAGTCATAAAAGTATCTTGATCATATGCTGGACAATTCATAATGGAACCAATGAACTAAGTTGGGTTGAGGTAAATTGACTCTTTCcctattttgttttattatctTTGTAAACCTCGATGTATGTTTTTACGATATCAGTTAAGTTATATGACAATCATTTATGGACTACTGTTTCATTTGTATTCTCCATCTTACTATTTATTTACAAATcggatatgtgtgtatatgtgtatagtGATCTTTAGTATGTGATGCTTATCTCAATGTTATTTAAACCTTTAAAGAGTCTTATGGCTTATTCAAAGGATCGGTATGGTAAATGCAGTATCGTGCTCATTGACCTAATAAATTAGAAATGTAGATCATATTCTATTAAAATGGttattccattccatatttaattttagattggGTTTTATATCGAATCTGTCACTCGTTCTACTCAAAAATCTCACCTGTACCACCCATTAAAAAACCATATCATTTAAACCACTAAATTGAGTATATATCATTTTGTTTGATGACGTCATGGTAATTGACGGAGAActtaaagtttttaaattttccctCCCAATTCAAACTTGAGGGGTTAAATTTAAGACCTCAAAAATTCTATTCATGTCAAATCTGTTTTCATACAGTCAGTACACAACCAAGTTTCCAATCCTGTGATATGTTTCAAAGACTATTGAGGTTACAGTCTACATTAAGTGCATTATACGTTTAAATGGTTACATCTTGTATTAATTAAGTTCCTAGATCGCTAATAAAATAGAATAGTCTAGCTCTGCAGTCTCTATACAGTTGGAGGCATATAAAGATCCCTTCATGATGAGGTGTAACTAGGGCTTAATCAGGGCTTGAGTCTTTATATGCCGGTTTAAGTGGGGGTCATATGAAGGCTTAtggttatattaattttaacaatatatgTCTAGATGAGTTCCTAGAAGGTGCCCTAGATTTGGCGTAATTGTGCCTACCATTGCTTAATGGAAAGTCAAGGGACTATTGTACATGTAATGATCAATTCGGTGCTTTTATGAAATTTGATCATGGGATATTTCGCAAGTCCATGGGATACTTAAGACGATCACTAATTCCATAGGTTGTGGCTagctccgtctcgttctgccgtctccgaaaagtgctcattcgcccaaatcggacatcgtatgcaaaagttacgcccaaaacagtgcagcacccccgaaaccctaatcgcagcagcggaagatccttgtttcttgcagccccgttgatcaaacaattacatactaattgtacagacgaaccagcctattctattacatcagatcataatctaaaacaattacaaattgaattacaagattaaactatcacgatcaaccctcgtgatttacaacagccacgataaaccacgtggaatccaaacataacagaataattaaaacacggccataatagtggacaacgacctgcatcacagaatcactatatacatgcatatataatcatgacatggactacatatcataaatcgcagaaccgcaacctggctctgataccattgtaggaacaatcggaccttggccctgcgttttatgatattaattaaaagttcgaacagaatattaaccttaatcgctacggcgcaagcgattcaaatccacgtcttctactgtaattaaaaaaacacacTATGAATACAAGCTACTATTTATTTCTTAGATTATAATGTAGAGCATAACCAAACTGTGATTgagaaatcaaactaaaatttatttctTTGATGTCTTCAATTATAGTATAATGGTAGAGTATATGTCAACTTTACTCGCGAGATCAAACATCAAAAGAATGTGACCATCCGATTAAAAATTTCATAGTCATAAAAGTATCTTGATCATATGCTGGACAATTCATAATGGAACCAATGAACTAAGTTGGGTTGAGGTAAATTGACTCTTTCcctattttgttttattatctTTGTAAACCTCGATGTATGTTTTTGCGATATCAGTTAAGTTATATGACAATCATTTATGGACTACTGTTTCATTTGTATTCTCCATCTTACTATTTATTTACAAATcggatatgtgtgtatatgtgtatagtGTGATCTTTAGTATGTGATGCTTATCTCAATGTTATTTAAACCTTTAAAGAGTCTTATGGCTTATTCAAAGGATCGGTATGGTAAATGCAGTATCGTGCTCATTGACCTAATAAATTAGAAATGTAGATCATATTCTATTAAAATGGttattccattccatatttaattttagattggGTTTTATATCGAATCTGTCACTCGTTCTACTCAAAAATCTCACCTGTACCACCCATTAAAAAACCATATCATTTAAACCACTAAATTGAGTATATATCATTTTGTTTGATGACGTCATGGTAATTGACGGAGAActtaaagtttttaaattttccctCCCAATTCAAACTTGAGGGGTTAAATTTAAGACCTCACAAATTCTATTCATGTCAAATTTGTTTTCATACAGTCAGTACACAACCAAGTTTCCAATCCTGTGATATGTTTAAAAGACTATTGAGGTTACAGTCTACATTAAGTGCATTATACGTTTAAATGGTTACATCTTGTATTAATTAAGTTCCTAGATCGCTAATAAAATAGAATAGTCTAGCTCTGCAGTCTCTATATAGTTGGAGGCATATAAAGATCCCTTCATGATGAGGTGTAACTAGGGCTTAATCAGGGCTTGAGTCTTTATATGCCGGTTTAAGTGGGGGTCATATGAAGGCTTAtggttatattaattttaacaatatatgTCTAGATGAGTTCCTAGAAGGTGCCCTAGATTTGGCGTAATTGTGCCTACCATTGCTTAATGGAAAGTCAAGGGACTATTGTACATGTAATGATCAATTTGGTGCTTTTATGAAATTTGATCATGGGATATTTCGCAAGTCCATGGGATACTTAAGACGTTCACTAATTCCATAGGTTGTGGCTagctccgtctcgttctgccgtctccgaaaagtgctcattcgcccaaatcggacatcgtatgcaaaagttacgcccaaaacagtgcagcacccccgaaaccctaatcgcagcagcggaagatccttgtttcttgcagccccgttgatcaaacaattacatactaattgtacagacgaaccagcctattctattacatcagatcataatctaaaacaattacaaattgaattacaagattaaactatcacgatcaaccctcgtgatttacaacagccacgataaaccacgtggaatccaaacataacagaataattaaaacacggccataatagtggacaacgacctgcatcacagaatcactatatacatgcatatataatcatgacatggactacatatcataaatcgcagaaccgcaacctggctctgataccattgtaggaacaatcggaccttggccctgcgttttatgatattaattaaaagttcgaacagaatattaaccttaatcgctacggcgcaagcgattcaaatccacgtcttctactgtattccttgattctccttggacgaagtgtggccttcgatctcccaaggtgtgcctctccttaaagctccgaaaacccaaaaccctagctgtctccttgagaaaaacgcctgcctctctctgactctaggattgattcgttttggtgtgtatttcagctttaggagaacgagaatatatataggctacagcagggatcatggatcattaggtcaggccttccaatgacattccgggccaggcccaatgtcattaaatattaattctatccactaaagaactaatatttgcactacctttcctaattccgtaaattaattatttaattcggctcccatattaattgcttataaattccccatgtttaagatatcgcatgtccattaattaaattaatttctgacaattaatttaattaatatcttttatccttgatcatccactcaaccttataattatgcaagaacaaatctgcctgcaggactaaagcataattatctttatgagctttcaagaggacatcatcacccgaatatatttttcggacacggtttccttttatag
This genomic window contains:
- the LOC135147125 gene encoding uncharacterized protein LOC135147125; the protein is MGFNPLFTILKDNKLTGPNYIEWKRNLDIVLTAEEYKFCTYEPKPEQPAADAPDEEKEYYKRWTKADEMSRCYILAAMSGVLQHQHQAMATASDMLFNLKELFGDQNRAARQVAMKALMNTQMAEGTPVRDHVLKMMSHLNEIEILGSELDGETQIDIILMSLPKSFEQFRLNYNMNKRQYSLAELLTELQAAEGLFRQSVQVNVAEKGSSSKPKGNKKKKKAQTQKAVKAVGVQGGVKKPKGKC